From a region of the Streptomyces sp. NBC_00193 genome:
- a CDS encoding nucleobase:cation symporter-2 family protein: protein MARVAAPLSATGKQSTHPVDEVLPLPKLALYGFQHVLAFYAGAVIVPIIVGGALGLTTEQLVYLINADLFTCGIASIIQAWGIGRIGARLPLIQGVTFTAVSPMIAIGLGAGGGTAGLLVIYGAVITAGIATFAFAWLPPKAFRTIMRLFPPVVTGTVITVLGIVLIPVGLNDAAGGLGSPDFGDPKHFAYAGGTMLFILILMKLGKPFLNSISILLGLVGGTAVAFLLGDAKFGDVSNSDWIGITTPFYYGAPKFEWFPIVLMLIVMLITMVETTGDTYAVGDIVGKDIDSETVARALRADGAATALGGVLNSFPYVAFAENVGLVRMTKVKSRFVVVAAGAFMILLGLIPKAAAIVAAVPHGVLGGAATVMFAMVALAGIQTLAKVDLKEEKNALVVGVSLAFALLPATVPVLFKDHMDADLSSLLNSGVTLGATAAIVLNLIFNGLGKDGAHDAPADAPADAPADAPADAPAEAPKADAPVAAAAAADDEPTAAIPAQSGEGEPAPAPTA, encoded by the coding sequence ATGGCACGTGTCGCCGCACCGCTTTCCGCCACCGGAAAGCAGAGCACGCACCCGGTCGACGAGGTGCTCCCCCTCCCCAAGCTCGCGCTGTACGGCTTCCAGCACGTACTCGCGTTCTACGCCGGTGCGGTGATCGTTCCGATCATCGTCGGTGGCGCCCTCGGGCTCACCACCGAGCAACTGGTCTACCTGATCAATGCCGACCTCTTCACCTGCGGTATCGCCTCGATCATCCAGGCGTGGGGCATCGGCAGGATCGGTGCACGGCTTCCCCTGATCCAGGGCGTCACCTTCACCGCCGTGTCCCCGATGATCGCCATCGGTCTCGGAGCGGGCGGCGGGACGGCGGGTCTCCTCGTCATCTACGGCGCGGTCATCACGGCCGGCATCGCCACCTTCGCCTTCGCCTGGCTGCCCCCCAAGGCTTTCCGGACGATCATGCGGCTCTTCCCGCCGGTCGTCACCGGAACGGTGATCACCGTCCTCGGCATCGTGCTGATCCCGGTCGGTCTGAACGACGCGGCGGGCGGCCTCGGCAGCCCCGACTTCGGTGACCCGAAGCACTTCGCCTACGCCGGCGGCACGATGCTCTTCATCCTGATCCTGATGAAGCTCGGCAAGCCGTTCCTCAACAGCATCTCCATCCTGCTCGGCCTCGTCGGCGGCACCGCCGTCGCCTTCCTGCTCGGCGACGCCAAGTTCGGCGACGTGAGCAACTCGGACTGGATCGGCATCACCACCCCGTTCTACTACGGTGCGCCGAAGTTCGAGTGGTTCCCGATCGTGCTGATGCTCATCGTCATGCTGATCACCATGGTCGAGACCACCGGTGACACCTACGCCGTCGGTGACATCGTCGGCAAGGACATCGACAGCGAGACCGTGGCCCGTGCCCTGCGTGCCGACGGAGCGGCGACCGCCCTCGGCGGTGTCCTGAACTCCTTCCCGTACGTGGCCTTCGCCGAGAACGTCGGCCTGGTCCGCATGACCAAGGTCAAGAGCCGCTTCGTCGTCGTCGCCGCGGGCGCCTTCATGATCCTGCTCGGCCTGATCCCCAAGGCCGCCGCGATCGTCGCCGCGGTCCCGCACGGAGTGCTCGGCGGCGCCGCGACCGTGATGTTCGCGATGGTGGCCCTGGCGGGCATCCAGACCCTGGCCAAGGTCGACCTCAAGGAGGAGAAGAACGCGCTCGTCGTGGGTGTCTCCCTGGCCTTCGCGCTGCTCCCCGCCACCGTCCCGGTCCTCTTCAAGGACCACATGGACGCGGACCTCTCCTCGCTGCTCAACAGCGGTGTGACGCTCGGTGCCACGGCCGCGATCGTCCTGAACCTGATCTTCAACGGTCTGGGCAAGGACGGTGCGCACGACGCCCCGGCCGACGCCCCGGCCGACGCCCCGGCCGACGCCCCGGCCGACGCCCCGGCCGAGGCCCCGAAGGCCGACGCCCCGGTGGCCGCGGCCGCGGCGGCGGACGACGAGCCCACGGCAGCCATTCCGGCCCAGTCGGGCGAGGGCGAGCCCGCCCCGGCGCCGACCGCCTGA
- the recO gene encoding DNA repair protein RecO, with protein sequence MSLFRDDGIVLRTQKLGEADRIITLLTRGHGRVRAVARGVRRTKSKFGAGLEPFSHADVQFFSRSGELIGRSLPLCTQTQIIAPYGNGIVTDYARYTAGTAMLETAERFTDHEGEPAVQQYLLLVGALRTLSRGEHAPNLILDAFLLRSLAVNGYAPSFDDCAKCGLHGPNRHFSVAAGGVICGDCRVPGSVVPSSEAIALLSALLTGDWGHADACEARHVREGSGLVSAYLHWHLERGLRSLRYVEK encoded by the coding sequence ATGAGTCTGTTCCGCGACGACGGCATCGTGCTGCGCACCCAGAAGCTGGGTGAGGCGGACCGCATCATCACGCTCCTGACCCGTGGCCACGGCCGGGTCCGGGCCGTCGCCCGCGGCGTCCGGCGCACCAAGTCCAAGTTCGGCGCCGGGCTGGAACCTTTCTCCCACGCCGACGTGCAGTTCTTCTCGCGCAGCGGCGAACTGATCGGCCGCAGCCTGCCGCTCTGCACGCAGACCCAGATCATCGCCCCGTACGGCAACGGCATCGTCACCGACTACGCCCGCTACACCGCCGGCACCGCGATGCTGGAGACCGCCGAGCGGTTCACCGACCACGAGGGCGAGCCCGCCGTACAGCAGTACCTCCTGCTCGTCGGCGCCCTGCGCACCCTCTCGCGCGGCGAACACGCCCCCAACCTCATCCTCGACGCCTTCCTGCTGCGCTCCCTCGCCGTCAACGGCTACGCGCCCAGCTTCGACGACTGCGCGAAGTGCGGACTCCACGGCCCCAACCGGCACTTCTCCGTCGCCGCGGGCGGGGTCATATGCGGCGACTGCCGCGTTCCCGGCAGCGTCGTACCCTCGTCGGAGGCCATCGCCCTGCTCAGCGCCCTGCTGACGGGCGACTGGGGACATGCCGACGCGTGCGAGGCGCGTCACGTGCGGGAGGGCAGCGGGCTGGTATCCGCCTACTTGCACTGGCATCTGGAGCGCGGGCTACGCTCCCTTCGATACGTCGAGAAATAG
- a CDS encoding isoprenyl transferase, protein MARRGILGRSRREYKVPEPHPSGERPPKIPGDLIPNHVAIVMDGNGRWAKERGLPRTEGHKVGEGVVLDVLKGCLEMGVKNLSLYAFSTENWKRSPDEVRFLMNFNRDVIRRRRDEMNELGIRIRWTGRMPKMWKSVVQELQVAQEQTVDNDAMTLYFCVNYGGRAEIADAAQAIARDVAAGKLDPSKVNEKTFAKYMYYPDMPDVDLFLRPSGEQRTSNYLIWQSAYAEMVFQDTLWPDFDRRDLWAACYEYAQRDRRFGGAVPNQGEGSASAG, encoded by the coding sequence ATGGCACGACGCGGGATTCTGGGACGCTCTCGCCGCGAGTACAAGGTTCCCGAGCCGCACCCCTCCGGTGAGCGTCCGCCGAAGATCCCCGGTGACCTCATCCCCAACCACGTTGCGATCGTCATGGACGGCAACGGCCGCTGGGCCAAGGAGCGCGGGCTGCCGCGCACCGAGGGCCACAAGGTGGGCGAGGGTGTCGTACTCGACGTGCTCAAGGGCTGCCTGGAGATGGGCGTCAAGAACCTCTCCCTGTACGCCTTCTCGACGGAGAACTGGAAGCGCTCGCCCGACGAGGTGCGCTTCCTCATGAACTTCAACCGCGACGTCATCCGGCGCCGCCGCGACGAGATGAACGAGCTGGGCATCCGCATCCGCTGGACCGGCCGCATGCCGAAGATGTGGAAGTCGGTCGTCCAGGAGCTCCAGGTCGCACAGGAGCAGACCGTCGACAACGACGCGATGACCCTCTACTTCTGCGTCAACTACGGCGGCCGCGCCGAGATCGCGGACGCGGCGCAGGCCATCGCCCGCGATGTGGCGGCGGGGAAGCTGGACCCGTCGAAGGTCAACGAGAAGACCTTCGCCAAGTACATGTACTACCCGGACATGCCGGACGTGGACCTCTTCCTGCGCCCGAGCGGCGAGCAGCGCACCTCCAACTACCTGATCTGGCAGAGCGCGTACGCCGAGATGGTGTTCCAGGACACCTTGTGGCCCGACTTCGACCGCCGCGACCTGTGGGCGGCCTGCTACGAGTACGCCCAGCGCGACCGCCGCTTCGGCGGCGCGGTCCCGAACCAGGGGGAGGGTTCGGCCTCCGCCGGTTAG
- a CDS encoding YcxB family protein, with protein sequence MDTGEMALDYRPTHDDYRTALRAWTFGTWPGRRELVLPPVMALAGVVVYAWLRGFDPGITGIASGVVFLVAVTGTVRARRRIARQSYADVEPYGDCRTVLGEAGVTTTGTGPGRSSVDWQALAGYCETPELFVLTVRRGRAVLALPKRGTSGPAEAARVRALLDGKLRRF encoded by the coding sequence ATGGACACCGGGGAGATGGCGCTCGACTACAGGCCGACGCACGACGACTACCGCACGGCGCTGCGGGCCTGGACCTTCGGGACCTGGCCCGGGCGCCGGGAGCTGGTCCTGCCTCCCGTGATGGCACTGGCCGGTGTGGTGGTGTACGCCTGGCTGCGCGGCTTCGATCCCGGCATCACCGGCATCGCGAGCGGCGTCGTGTTCCTCGTGGCGGTGACGGGAACGGTACGGGCACGGCGCAGGATCGCCCGCCAGAGCTACGCGGACGTCGAGCCGTACGGTGACTGCCGGACGGTGCTGGGCGAGGCCGGAGTCACCACCACGGGCACCGGTCCCGGCCGCTCGTCCGTCGACTGGCAGGCCCTGGCCGGGTACTGCGAGACGCCCGAGCTGTTCGTACTGACCGTGCGCCGGGGCCGTGCCGTCCTGGCGCTGCCCAAGCGGGGCACGTCCGGGCCCGCCGAGGCGGCGCGCGTACGGGCCCTGCTCGACGGCAAGCTGCGCCGGTTCTAG
- a CDS encoding Fur family transcriptional regulator, whose translation MATAPGEMNTAPVRGRSTRQRAAVAAALDEVDEFRSAQELHDMLKHRGDSVGLTTVYRTLQSLADAGEVDVLRTSDGESVYRRCSTGDHHHHLVCRKCGKAVEVEGPAVEKWAEAIAAEHGFVNVAHTVEIFGTCADCAAAG comes from the coding sequence GTGGCGACTGCGCCTGGCGAGATGAACACCGCGCCAGTACGAGGACGATCCACCCGGCAGCGAGCCGCCGTAGCGGCCGCGCTGGACGAGGTGGACGAGTTCCGCAGTGCCCAGGAACTCCACGACATGCTCAAGCACCGTGGCGATTCCGTGGGCCTGACCACCGTCTACCGCACCCTGCAGTCCCTCGCGGACGCCGGCGAGGTCGACGTGCTGCGCACCAGCGACGGCGAGTCCGTCTACCGGCGCTGCTCCACCGGGGACCACCACCACCACCTGGTCTGCCGCAAGTGCGGCAAGGCCGTCGAGGTGGAGGGCCCGGCGGTGGAGAAGTGGGCCGAGGCCATCGCCGCGGAACACGGCTTCGTGAACGTCGCCCACACGGTGGAGATCTTCGGCACCTGCGCGGACTGCGCGGCCGCCGGCTAG
- a CDS encoding metal ABC transporter permease: MDLLDYAFMQRALIAAALVGITAPAIGTYLVQRRQAVMGDGIGHVAMTGVALGFLLNTSPVWMATLVAVIGAVGMELIRSRGKTSGDIALAMLFYGGLAGGVMIINLAPGGSTANLTSYLFGSITTVSAEDITAVVVLALFVVAVTLGLRRQLFAVCQDEEFARVTGLPVRFLNLLMAVTAAVTVTVAMRIVGLLLVSAMMVIPVAAAQRVTRGFTATLTVAMVIGVLVSLSGTAATYYIDAPSGGTIVLLAIAVFMVMTAVSTPLARRRARAARAAEEVCTRDDVKV; this comes from the coding sequence ATGGACCTCCTCGACTACGCCTTCATGCAGCGGGCCCTCATCGCCGCCGCCCTCGTCGGCATCACGGCCCCCGCGATCGGCACGTACCTCGTGCAGCGCCGCCAGGCCGTCATGGGCGACGGCATCGGGCACGTGGCGATGACGGGTGTCGCGCTCGGCTTCCTGCTCAACACGAGCCCGGTGTGGATGGCCACCCTCGTCGCGGTCATCGGCGCGGTCGGCATGGAGCTGATCCGCTCCCGCGGCAAGACCAGCGGGGACATCGCGCTGGCCATGCTCTTCTACGGCGGCCTGGCCGGCGGCGTCATGATCATCAACCTGGCTCCGGGCGGCTCGACGGCCAATCTGACCAGCTACCTGTTCGGCTCCATCACCACGGTCTCGGCCGAGGACATCACCGCGGTCGTGGTCCTCGCCCTGTTCGTCGTCGCCGTCACCCTGGGCCTGCGCCGCCAGCTGTTCGCGGTCTGCCAGGACGAGGAGTTCGCCCGGGTCACCGGCCTGCCGGTGCGCTTCCTGAACCTGCTGATGGCCGTCACCGCGGCCGTCACCGTCACCGTCGCGATGCGCATCGTCGGCCTGCTGCTGGTCAGCGCCATGATGGTGATCCCGGTCGCGGCCGCCCAGCGCGTCACTCGCGGGTTCACCGCCACCCTGACGGTGGCCATGGTGATCGGCGTACTGGTCTCGCTGTCCGGCACGGCCGCCACCTACTACATCGACGCACCCTCCGGCGGCACGATCGTGCTGCTCGCCATCGCCGTCTTCATGGTGATGACGGCGGTGTCCACCCCGCTGGCCCGGCGCCGGGCCAGGGCCGCCCGCGCCGCCGAGGAAGTCTGTACGCGGGACGACGTAAAGGTCTGA
- a CDS encoding metal ABC transporter ATP-binding protein, protein MESKPTQALDQPVISLRGATASLGSRPVLRGIDLTVRSGEVVALLGANGSGKSTAVRAVVGQVPLSDGALSLFGTDFKRFRDWSRIGYVPQRTTAASGVPATVREVVSAGRLARTRFGFLRKADKAAVERALDLVDMGSHADASVNALSGGQHQRVLIARALAGEPELLIMDEPMAGVDLANQEVLANALRSQVAAGTTVLLVLHELGPLEPLIDRAVVLRDGCVTHDGPPPEALGQHALPGHDHVHPHSAHDAEPLRTGLLS, encoded by the coding sequence ATGGAGTCCAAGCCCACCCAGGCCCTGGACCAGCCCGTCATATCCCTGCGCGGGGCCACGGCCTCGCTCGGCTCGCGCCCCGTGCTGCGCGGCATCGACCTCACCGTCCGCAGCGGTGAGGTCGTCGCCCTGCTCGGCGCCAACGGTTCCGGCAAGTCCACGGCCGTCCGCGCCGTGGTCGGCCAGGTCCCGCTGAGCGACGGCGCCCTGTCCCTCTTCGGCACCGACTTCAAGCGCTTCCGCGACTGGTCGCGCATCGGCTACGTGCCCCAGCGCACCACCGCCGCCAGCGGGGTCCCCGCCACCGTCCGCGAGGTCGTCTCCGCCGGCCGGCTCGCCCGGACCCGCTTCGGGTTCCTGCGCAAGGCCGACAAGGCCGCCGTGGAGCGCGCGCTCGACCTGGTCGACATGGGCTCCCACGCCGACGCCTCGGTCAACGCCCTCTCCGGCGGTCAGCACCAGCGGGTGCTCATCGCCCGTGCGCTCGCCGGTGAACCCGAGCTGCTGATCATGGACGAGCCGATGGCCGGCGTGGACCTGGCCAACCAGGAGGTCCTGGCGAACGCCCTGCGCAGCCAGGTGGCCGCCGGCACCACCGTGCTGCTCGTCCTGCACGAGCTGGGCCCGCTGGAGCCGCTCATCGACCGCGCCGTCGTCCTGCGCGACGGCTGCGTCACGCACGACGGCCCGCCCCCGGAGGCCCTGGGCCAGCACGCGCTGCCCGGCCACGACCACGTACACCCCCACTCTGCGCACGACGCCGAGCCGCTCCGGACGGGACTGCTGAGCTGA
- a CDS encoding metal ABC transporter substrate-binding protein, with the protein MNVRRRLIPTAALAGAVALAATALTACSGTAGAAGAKDGKLDVMASFYPMQFLAEQIGKDHVKVDTLTKPGVEPHDLEITPKQTAQLGEADVVLYLKTLQPAVDKAVAQSGVKNIVDAATLTKLEVHGTSGHGEEGHEHTDGDEHAAEHVEGDGHNHGEAGEDPHVWLDPVKYAEIAKGVGAALEKSDPGHAADYKKNTDELVAKLGALDTEFKDGLKNTASKTFITTHSAFGYLAERYGLDQEGISGVDPESEPSPARMKELQTLSKQDNVSTVFFETLASDKTAKTLAADTGLKTDVLDPLEGITDKSQGADYFEVMRANLKNLQKALGTK; encoded by the coding sequence ATGAACGTACGACGACGCCTCATACCGACCGCCGCCCTCGCCGGAGCCGTGGCCCTCGCCGCCACGGCTCTCACCGCCTGCTCGGGCACGGCCGGTGCCGCCGGAGCCAAGGACGGCAAGCTCGACGTGATGGCGTCGTTCTATCCGATGCAGTTCCTCGCCGAGCAGATCGGCAAGGACCACGTGAAGGTCGACACCCTCACCAAGCCGGGCGTCGAGCCGCACGACCTGGAGATCACCCCGAAGCAGACCGCGCAGCTCGGCGAGGCCGATGTCGTCCTCTACCTCAAGACGCTGCAGCCCGCCGTCGACAAGGCCGTCGCCCAGTCCGGCGTGAAGAACATCGTCGACGCCGCCACCCTCACCAAGCTGGAGGTGCACGGCACCTCCGGCCACGGCGAAGAGGGTCACGAGCACACCGACGGCGACGAGCACGCCGCCGAGCACGTCGAGGGCGACGGCCACAACCACGGTGAAGCCGGCGAGGACCCGCACGTCTGGCTCGACCCGGTCAAGTACGCGGAGATCGCCAAGGGCGTCGGCGCGGCCCTGGAGAAGTCCGACCCCGGCCACGCGGCGGACTACAAGAAGAACACCGACGAGCTCGTCGCCAAACTGGGCGCGCTCGACACCGAGTTCAAGGACGGCCTGAAGAACACGGCCTCCAAGACCTTCATCACCACCCACTCCGCCTTCGGCTACCTCGCCGAGCGGTACGGCCTCGACCAGGAGGGCATCTCCGGCGTCGACCCCGAGTCCGAGCCCAGCCCGGCCCGGATGAAGGAGCTCCAGACCCTCTCGAAGCAGGACAATGTGTCGACGGTGTTCTTCGAGACCCTGGCCAGCGACAAGACGGCCAAGACCCTCGCGGCCGACACCGGCCTGAAGACCGACGTCCTGGATCCCCTGGAGGGAATCACGGACAAGTCCCAGGGCGCTGACTACTTCGAGGTCATGCGGGCCAACCTGAAGAACCTGCAGAAGGCACTCGGCACCAAGTAA
- a CDS encoding glycine--tRNA ligase: protein MAADKIETIVSLSKRRGFVFPCSDIYGGSKAAWDYGPLGVELKENIKRQWWKAMVTGREDIVGLDSSVILAPEVWVASGHVGTFSDPLTECTSCHKRHRADHLEEAYEAKHGRVPANGLADINCPNCGVKGQFTEPKQFSGMLETHLGPTQDTGSKAYLRPETAQGIFTNFAHVMTTSRKKPPFGIAQMGKSFRNEITPGNFIFRTREFEQMEMEFFVKPGEDEQWQEYWMQERWNWYRDLGIREENIRWYDHPKEKLSHYSKRTADIEYRFNFGGNEFSELEGVANRTDFDLKAHSAASGSELVYFDQETKEKYTPYVIEPAAGVNRAMLAFMLDAYNEDEAPNAKGVMEKRTVMRLDPRLAPVKVAVLPLSRNAQLSPKAKGLAADLRKFWNIEFDDAGAIGRRYRRQDEIGTPFCVTVDFDTLDDNAVTVRERDTMKQERVSLDQIQTYLGSRLLGC, encoded by the coding sequence GTGGCCGCCGACAAGATCGAAACCATCGTCAGCCTGAGCAAGCGCCGTGGCTTCGTTTTCCCGTGCAGTGACATCTACGGCGGCTCCAAGGCCGCCTGGGATTACGGTCCGCTCGGTGTCGAGCTCAAGGAGAACATCAAGCGCCAGTGGTGGAAGGCGATGGTCACCGGGCGTGAGGACATCGTCGGCCTCGACTCGTCCGTGATCCTGGCCCCCGAGGTCTGGGTGGCCTCCGGTCACGTCGGCACCTTCTCGGACCCGCTGACCGAGTGCACCTCCTGTCACAAGCGCCACCGCGCCGACCACCTGGAAGAGGCGTACGAGGCCAAGCACGGCCGCGTGCCCGCCAACGGTCTCGCCGACATCAACTGCCCCAACTGCGGCGTGAAGGGCCAGTTCACCGAGCCCAAGCAGTTCTCCGGCATGCTGGAGACCCACCTCGGCCCCACCCAGGACACCGGCTCCAAGGCGTACCTGCGCCCCGAGACGGCCCAGGGCATCTTCACCAACTTCGCCCACGTGATGACCACCTCGCGCAAGAAGCCCCCCTTCGGCATCGCGCAGATGGGCAAGTCCTTCCGCAACGAGATCACCCCCGGCAACTTCATCTTCCGCACCCGCGAGTTCGAGCAGATGGAGATGGAATTCTTCGTCAAGCCGGGCGAGGACGAGCAGTGGCAGGAGTACTGGATGCAGGAGCGGTGGAACTGGTACCGCGACCTCGGCATCCGCGAGGAGAACATCCGCTGGTACGACCACCCGAAGGAGAAGCTGTCCCACTACTCGAAGCGCACCGCCGACATCGAGTACCGCTTCAACTTCGGTGGCAATGAGTTCTCCGAGCTCGAAGGCGTGGCCAACCGCACCGACTTCGACCTCAAGGCCCACTCCGCCGCCTCCGGCTCGGAGCTCGTGTACTTCGACCAGGAGACCAAGGAGAAGTACACCCCGTACGTCATCGAGCCGGCGGCCGGCGTCAACCGCGCCATGCTCGCCTTCATGCTCGACGCGTACAACGAGGACGAGGCCCCCAACGCCAAGGGCGTCATGGAGAAGCGCACCGTGATGCGCCTCGACCCGCGCCTGGCCCCGGTCAAGGTCGCCGTCCTGCCGCTGTCCCGCAACGCGCAGCTGTCGCCGAAGGCCAAGGGCCTCGCCGCCGACCTGCGCAAGTTCTGGAACATCGAGTTCGACGACGCGGGCGCCATCGGCCGCCGCTACCGTCGCCAGGACGAGATCGGTACGCCGTTCTGCGTCACCGTCGACTTCGACACCCTGGACGACAACGCGGTGACCGTGCGCGAGCGCGACACCATGAAGCAGGAGCGCGTCTCCCTGGACCAGATCCAGACCTACCTCGGCAGCCGCCTGCTCGGCTGCTAG